CTTAAGATCTGCCATAGGAATATTAGTCCCCAGATTAATGACCTGCCAACCTGCTTCCCTTAGAAGACAGGCATTCATAAGAAGAGCAAGGTCATGATCTTCTCCGGGAGCACACAATCCCAGCCAGACAGGAGAGTAATCCCGTTTATGATTCTGAGTATAATTGAGACAACTTACGTAAATAAGTTCTCTCACCCTCTCAGAAATTATATGCTCTTCAGCAGCAGTAATTGCTCCTTGTCTCCATAACTCACCAGTCTCAATCAACAGAGGAATAATAACTTTATGAAATAAATCTGAAAGAGATAAATTTTCTTCATCTCGCCACTGATTCAGGTATTCCCGGCTTCTCAGTGTACTTTCCTTCTGCACTATCTTAAAAAACTCATCAAGATTCCCCATCCCCTTTTGCCCACTTTTTTCTTCTTGGAAATGAATAGACATGAGATTGTCAAGTGAGACACGGAGTGACTGGGAAATATTCCTCAGCTGTTCCTCTGAGGGGAATCTGTTTCCCCCTTCATAATTGGCTATTGCCACCTGAGTGACTCCTGTATCAAGAGCCAATTGTTTCTGTGTCATACCTTTGAATTTTCTATAATATTTCAAATTCTCTGAAAATAGTTTCTTTCCCATACCTCAAATATATCTATTTGTTATTATTTGTCAAGTTTTACTTGATTTTATCTCATATTGTTATTATATATAAACCATGATACTTTAGGAATAACTAACTAAAAGAGTTGAAGCAATCAACTTCAGCCTGAATAGAAATATACAGAAGTGATTTTAATCACTCTGGTTATACAAGGAGAAACATGATGAACAAGGCAATAGTTTTATTAAGTTTACTGGCAGTCAATACTGTTTTTATTTACTCTTTAGAAAGAGAAAGCATGGAAGGTATTATTTTTAAACAGAATACCTCTGAGATTATTTATACACAGAAAGAAGTAATCAAAGAATATGAAAACAGCAGACAAATAGAACATATATATTATAGAACAGATGGATCAAAGGCTGCTCAGGAATCTGTGTTACTCATAGATAATGAACTCGTATATTATGAAACTATTTTAGATGACCTGGGAATGAGAGGGACCATTCGCCGGGAAGAAGACAAAATGATAATATCTTATAATGTAGATAATATACTAAGGGAGAGATCAATAAAGTGGAGAGAAGGACTGGTTGCAGGACCTATGCTCGGAGGATTCATAATTGAAAACAGAGAAAGGGTACAGCAAGGTGAACAGATAGAGTTTTTACTTCCCTTTTTTGATAGACAGTTATTAATTCCTTTTAAACTTAATTATATTGAATCTGATGAATCAGAGATTGAAAAAGAGATTATTATAGAGATGAAGCTAAAGAATTTCTTCTTAGGAATGCTGGTGGAACCAATAGAATTTGTACTGGATAGTTCCGATGGAACCATAAAAGAGATACACGGACCAACAATTCTTCCGGACCCTCAAAACAGTGATAAGAACCAGATGTTATTTGCTGATATTTTCTATAGCTACAAAGGAGCCTTATAATGATCCTGTTTATACAATCCAATCCTGTAATTTCATCACTTATATTTTCATTTACTATAAACATGGGTTTTTTTGCCTTCGCCGCTACTTTAAAAACGGACAAAGTAACAGATCTCAGTTACAGTTTAAGTTTTTTCATACTGGCACCGGTTCTACTATTTTCAGCTGGTAATAGCTATATTTTAGAACAGCTGTTCCTGACCATATCCATAATGATCTGGGCCTTAAGACTGGGTGCCTACCTTTTAAAGAGGATTATCACCATAGGCAAGGATGATCGCTTTGATGATAAAAGAAATGATTTCTTAAAATTCCTTAAGTTCTGGATACTCCAGACTCTGGTAGTTTGGGTAGTAATGCTTCCTTTCAGCCTTTTTCTGACAGCAAGACCGGTTCAAACCTTTCCTGGATCAACGATTACAGGACTCTCAGTATTTCTTTCAGGTCTTATTATTGAATCCTTTAGTGATGCACAGAAATTCACTTACAGGTCTAAAGAAGGGAATAAGGGTCACTGGGTGGATACGGGTTTATGGAGATACTCAAGACACCCCAATTATTTTGGTGAAATATTAGTCTGGTGGGGCCTGTTTATTGTAGTAATTCCCACACTTTCAGGATGGGGATGGCTGACAGTTCTTGGACCTGTAACCATTACTCTATTTTTATTAAAAGTCAGCGGGATTCCGCTTCTTGAGATACAGAATGAAAAAAAATATGGAGAGAACCCTGAATTTGCATCCTATAGAAAGAATACAAGTCTTTTAATTCCCCTCCCCACCAGGAGAAGAAAGTGATCTGGTTTACCCTTCCTATCCTTTGTTATTTAATCGGATCTATCCCTGTGTCACTGATTGCAGGAAAGATAAGCAGGGGAGTCGATATAAGAGAGATAGGGAGTGGTAATGCGGGAGCGACAAACTCATACAGAGAGCTGGGTTTGATTACAGGTATTATTGTTTTACTATTTGATGTTCTAAAAGCTTTAATACCTCTTCTTTTTATTAAGTTATACTTGGAAAAAAACAACATACCATCAGAACTGGTTCAAAGAGAATTGTTGATGGTTATATGTCTGTCATTAGTCATCACAGGACATGTATTTCCCGTTTTTGCCAAATTCAAGGGGGGGAAGGCGGTTGCTTCAGGAGCAGGAGGGATTACTGCTGTCATCCCGATACTCTCACCCCTCTGCCTGATTGTGTTCCTGTTAACAGCAACAATAACAAGATATATATCTTTGGCATCGATCTTTTCCGCCTGGTCTCTTTCCTTATTTTATACAGGACTTGTTCTATTGAAGAGACAGGATTTCTCCCTTGTTTTCATGATTTACTTCATTCTTATTGGGATGATCATCACCTTACTTCATAGAAAAAATATCAGATCTCTTATTAATGGATCTGAGAGGAAAATTTCCAAATTCTCTAAGAATCACTAAGATATCAAATTGATTGAGTCGATCCCTGTTATTTCAGCGAGGAGCTATATCACTATCCCACTCTTCATTATTCTGAATAGTTTCCAGCTCTGATTTCCTCTGTTTCATAAAACGCATATTGATACCCAGAATCATAAAAGAAAGGACAAAAGTCCCTATGACAACCGCCGGAAGGTGGCCTCCAATAGAGACATGGGCAAAGAGTGGAATATGGAGAAAGAAGTATGTAGCCAGAGTAATAAATGGAGTGAGTGTTATAAACATAACAGGTGTCCACTGGGAAAACTTATATTTGGCCTTCTTAAAAACAATCTGTACAATAATCCCGCCGATCAGCATGGATGCAAGATATTCAACAGGAACAAAGAAAAGAGAAACTCCCTGCATAGGGCCTACTCCGCCGCCGCCTTTAAACTTGTAGAAGATCGGTTTACAGTGCCCCAGAACGGCTGCAATCCCGATAAGATAGAGCACGGCAAAGTTTAAATTGTTATACTCCCTGAAAAATATTAAATGGAAGATAATAATGGGAATCATAGCCTTTAAGGCATCCAGAAAAGCAACAAGAAAACCCCAGACTTTACCGACATGACGCATTACATTCGATGTACCGGGATTCAGATTACCCATGGTTCGGATATCCTTGCCGGTAACAACCCGGGTTATGATGATGGCATAATTTACACACCCTGAAAGATAGGAAATAAGAATAGCCGTAAGGACCTTGAGTACAAAAATCATGATGAGTTATCTCCTCTATTCTGGTTTTATGTTTGGAACAGCCCCTGCTATTCCAGAGAAACTATTAGTTCTTCCCGGTT
The DNA window shown above is from Oceanispirochaeta sp. M1 and carries:
- a CDS encoding cobalamin-dependent protein (Presence of a B(12) (cobalamin)-binding domain implies dependence on cobalamin itself, in one of its several forms, or in some unusual lineages, dependence on a cobalamin-like analog.), translated to MGKKLFSENLKYYRKFKGMTQKQLALDTGVTQVAIANYEGGNRFPSEEQLRNISQSLRVSLDNLMSIHFQEEKSGQKGMGNLDEFFKIVQKESTLRSREYLNQWRDEENLSLSDLFHKVIIPLLIETGELWRQGAITAAEEHIISERVRELIYVSCLNYTQNHKRDYSPVWLGLCAPGEDHDLALLMNACLLREAGWQVINLGTNIPMADLKKVIETLKVDVVNFSITRPIHINGLRTALEVLQAEFSNKIKVIVSGSGADKSLQNELEIVRYVCSTLAESVSMAESCIEN
- a CDS encoding DUF1295 domain-containing protein; translated protein: MILFIQSNPVISSLIFSFTINMGFFAFAATLKTDKVTDLSYSLSFFILAPVLLFSAGNSYILEQLFLTISIMIWALRLGAYLLKRIITIGKDDRFDDKRNDFLKFLKFWILQTLVVWVVMLPFSLFLTARPVQTFPGSTITGLSVFLSGLIIESFSDAQKFTYRSKEGNKGHWVDTGLWRYSRHPNYFGEILVWWGLFIVVIPTLSGWGWLTVLGPVTITLFLLKVSGIPLLEIQNEKKYGENPEFASYRKNTSLLIPLPTRRRK
- the plsY gene encoding glycerol-3-phosphate 1-O-acyltransferase PlsY, with translation MIWFTLPILCYLIGSIPVSLIAGKISRGVDIREIGSGNAGATNSYRELGLITGIIVLLFDVLKALIPLLFIKLYLEKNNIPSELVQRELLMVICLSLVITGHVFPVFAKFKGGKAVASGAGGITAVIPILSPLCLIVFLLTATITRYISLASIFSAWSLSLFYTGLVLLKRQDFSLVFMIYFILIGMIITLLHRKNIRSLINGSERKISKFSKNH
- a CDS encoding glycerol-3-phosphate acyltransferase — its product is MIFVLKVLTAILISYLSGCVNYAIIITRVVTGKDIRTMGNLNPGTSNVMRHVGKVWGFLVAFLDALKAMIPIIIFHLIFFREYNNLNFAVLYLIGIAAVLGHCKPIFYKFKGGGGVGPMQGVSLFFVPVEYLASMLIGGIIVQIVFKKAKYKFSQWTPVMFITLTPFITLATYFFLHIPLFAHVSIGGHLPAVVIGTFVLSFMILGINMRFMKQRKSELETIQNNEEWDSDIAPR